The stretch of DNA TCGCGAGCCGCTGGCGCAGGTCGCCTGCCGCGGCGTCGACGCGCGCGTCGACACCGGGGGAGGGCGAGCCGGTCTCCGCATCGGTTTCCAGCGGTATCGCCACCGAGGCGTAGCGGGTGCGCGGGGCGCGGCGCTCCCGCACGGCGCCCCCGGCCCCGGAGAGGGCCTGCGCCGCACCGGCCAGTGCGCGCTCCTCCCGCTCCCGACGCCGCCGCAGCGAGGCATGGAACTCCTCGACCAGCGCGGCGGCGCGGTCCGGGGAGTCGAGGACCTCTCTGATCGAGGCCAGCGGCATCCCGCCGCCGCGCAGCACGCGGATCTTCACCGCGGCCTCGACCTGGGCGGGGTCGTAGCCGCGGTAGCCGGTGGCCGCGTCCACCCGGGCCGGGACGAGCAGGCCGAGGTCGTGGTAGTGGCGGAGTGTCTTGGAAGGCAGCCCGCACAGGCGGGCGAAGGCGCCGATACTGAGCATGGCGCCCAGTGTGGGCCTTCCGGTTGTGGCAAGGTCAACGTCTCGGCCGCCAGAGGCCGGGCGAGTGCCGGGGGATGGCTACTGTGGGGCGCATGAGCTCAGAGAACGGAGAGAGCGGGCCGCAGTTGCACGTCGTCCTGATCGGATACGGCAAGGGCGGCGAGGTGTTCCACGCGCCGCTGATCGCGGCGACGCCAGGGCTGAAGCTGGCGGCGGTGGTGACCGGGAACCCGGAGCGGGCCGCGGCGGTGCGGCGGCGGTACCCGGGGACCGAGGTGATCGGCTCGGCAGAGGAGCTGTGGGCCCGGGCCGGGGAGTTCGAGATCGCCGTGGTGACCACGCCGAACGACACGCATGCGCCGCTGGCCGCCGCCGCGCTGGAGGCCGGGCTGTCGGTGGTGGTGGACAAGCCGTTCGCGCTGGGCTCGGCGGAGGCGCGGGAGCTGGTGGAGCGGGCCGGGCGGCTCGGCCGGGTGCTCACCGTCTACCAGAACCGGCGCTGGGACTCCGACTTCCTCACCCTGTGGCGGCTGATCGACGAGGGGACGCTCGGCCGGGTGCACCGGTTCGAGTCCCGGTTCGAGCGGTGGCGCCCCAAGGCCAAGGACACCTGGCGGGACGGCGGCACCGTCGGGCAGGGCGCGGGCATCCTGTACGACCTGGGGCCGCACCTGATCGACCAGGCGATCAACCTGTTCGGCCCGGTGGCCGGCGTCTACGCGGAGCTGGACGCGCGGCGCGCCGGCGTCGCCGCGGAGGACGACGCCTTCCTGGCGCTGACCCACCGCAGCGGGGTCCGTTCGCAGCTGTGGATGAGCGCGCTGGCCGCCCGTCCCGGGCCGCGCTTCCGGGTCCTCGGCGACCAGGGCGGGTTCACCGTCCAGGGCCTGGACGGCCAGGAGGAGCGGCTGATGGCGGGGGAGAGCCCGGACGCCGCGGACTGGGGCGTCCAGCCGGAGGAGACCTGGGGCCTGGCCGGCGCCGAGGACGACGTCCGCCCGGTGCCCGCGGCGCGCGGCGCCTACCCCGACTTCTATGCCGGCGTCCGCGACGCGGTCGGCGAGGGCGAGCCGCTCCCGGTCGAGCCGCACGAGGTGGTGCACGGCCTGGAGGTGATCGAGGCCGCCCGGCGCAGCGCCGCCGAGCAGCGCGTCGTCGCCCCCGGCGAGCAGGGGTAGCGGCGGGGCCGCTCCCGGACAAGGAGAGCCCGCGCCGGGGCCGGAACGCGGCGGCGGTGGGGCCGGGGCGGCCGGTCGCGGCGCCCCGGCCGCCGGCGCGGGCCGTCCCGTCCGCGGTTCCGGGAACGGAGGCCGGTGCCGGGCATCGCCGCGGCCGGCCGCTGAGCTCGTCGGCGGGGGCTTCGCCCGCCTGCCGCTGAGCCCTCCCAATCCGGCCTCCCCGCCCGCCCGGGACCCGGCCGTCGCGGGGCGCTGCTTCCGATGGAGAGGCGGGCGCCCGGCGCGTCCTGCCCGGGCCGGCCTCTCCCGCGGGGCGGGCGCCGCCGTTCCGCGGTGGCCCGCCGGGGAACCCCCCCGGGCCGCCCGGCCACGGCACCCGTCCGCCCGGGAGGGCGGGCCGCCGGGCTCGGGCGGGCGTGCGGCCTTCGCGCCGGCGGGGACCCGGTGGTGGGGCGGTCCGGGCCCGGGGGCTAACGTCGGATGAGTGGACGAGTCGGTGAGGGACGGGCGGGAGCGGATCGGACACCGAGCGGGGAGCAGCGGCTACCGGCGCGTCGTGGTGGCGATGACCGCCGCGGGGATCGCCACGTTCGCCCAGCTCTACGCGGTGCAGGCGGTTCTGCCGGGGATGGCCGGGGACTTCCGCGCGCCGGCCTCGGCGGTCGCGCTGACCGTCTCCTTCGCCACCGCCGGCCTGGCCGCCTGCGTCCTGGTGTGGAGCGGGGCGGCCGACCGGTTCGGGCGGGTGCGGGTGATGTCCGCGGCGCTCATCGTCTCCACCCTGCTCGGGCTGGCCGCGCCGTTCGCGCCGGACATCGTCTCGCTGCTGGTGCTGCGCGCGCTGCAGGGGGCGGCGCTGGGCGGGGTGCCCGCGGTCGCCATGGCCTACCTGGCCGAGGAGATCGCCCCCTCGCACCTGGGCCGGGTCGCCGGCGTCTACATCGCGGGCAACACCGTCGGCGGGATGAGCGGGCGGCTGGTCGCCGGGGCCGTGGCCGACCTCGGCGGGTGGCGCTGGGGCGTGGCCGCCGACTCGCTGCTGGGCCTGGCCGCGCTGGTGGTCTTCCTGATCGCGGTGCCGCCCGCCCGGGGCTTCGTGCGGCGGCCGCGCCGGCGCGGTGCGGACGGCGGCGGGCCGGGCATGGCCGGACGGCTGGCCGGGGCGCTGCGCGACCCCGGGATGATCGCGCTCTACCTGCAGGCGCTGCTGCTCATGGGCGCGTTCGTGACCGTCTACAACTACCTGGGCTTCCGGATGACGGGTGAGCCGTTCGGGCTCTCCCAGACCCTGGTGGCGTTCCTGTTCGTCGCTTACCTGGCCGGGACGGCCAGCTCCGCCGGCACCGGCCGGGCCATCGAGCGCTTCGGCCGCCGCGCGGTGCTGGCCTGCTCGGTCATCGCGATGGCCGCCGGTGCGGCGCTGCTCGCGGTGCCGGCCTTCACCGCGGTCGCGGCCGGCCTGCTGCTCCTCACGTTCTTCTTCTTCGCCGCGCACACCACCGCCTCGGCGTGGGTCGGCCACCGGGCCGAGCCGGCGGCCCGCGCCCAGGCCTCCGCGCTCTATACCCTTTCCTATTACCTGGGCTCCAGCGCCTTCGGCTGGTTCGGCGGGGTCCTCTACGACCACTGGGGCTGGAACGCGGTGGTGGGCTACGTGCTCGCGCTGTGCGGGTGCGCGCTCCTCGCCGGGGCGGCCCTGCGCACCGGCCGCGGGTGAGAGAGTCGAGGTGACCGGGGCGGCGCGGCCCACCTGAGGGTCGGCGGCGCCCCCCTTCCGAGTGAGCGATGCGGCGCAATGGCGCGCGAAGGAGCGACTACCGTGGCCCAGGTTCTCGTCGTGGCAGATGACCTCACCGGGGCCAACGCCACCGGTGCCCGCTACGCCCGCGCGGGGATGCGGGTGGCCACCGTGACACCGGAGCAGGTGTCGGTGGCCGCCGACGACTACGACGTGGTGGTGGCCAACCTGGACAGCCGCCACCTTCCCGCCGAGCAGGCCGCGGATCTGGTCGCCGACGTGGTGGAGGCGGTCTGGCCGGTGGAGCTGGTGGTCAAGCGCACCGACAGCACGCTGCGCGGCAACGTCGGCGCGGAGCTGGAGGCGGCGGTGCGCGCGGTGCGCGAGCGCCTGCCGGGCCGCAGGGTGCGGGCGCTCATGGTGCCCGCGCTGCCCGCCTCCGGGCGGGTCACCGTGGAGGGCGTGCAGCTGCTCGACGGGGTTCCGCTGGAGCGCTCCGAGGTCGCCGAGGACCCGTTCTGGCCGATGGACACCGGCCTGGTCGCCGGCATCCTCGCCCGCCAGACCGGGCTGGCCGTCCGGCACGTGCCGGCCCGCCAGGTCACCCGGGAGCTGCTCACCGCCGACCTGGTCGCCGGGGACGAACCGGTGGTGCTCTGCGACGCGGTGGACGAGAACCGGATCGAGGACATCGCGGAGGCCGCCGCCGAGGCCGCCCGCGGCGAGGGGGTGGTCTGGGTGTCGGCCGACCCCGGGCCGGCCGGCGCCGCGCTGGCCTACGCGATGCGGCTGGGCGGCCGGGGCGGCGCCCCCGGCCCGCTGCTGGCGGTGGCCGGCAGCACCACCGGGCTCACCCTGCGCCAGCTGGAGACGGTGGCCCGCACCGGCCCGGTGCGCTTCGTCGACGTCGACCCGGTCCGGCTGGCCGAACCGGGCGGGGCGCACGCCGAGGAGATCGAGGAGGCCCTGCTGGAGCAGCTGACCAGTGCGGTCTTCCCGGAGTTCGTGGTGGTGCGCGCGCTTGCCCCGGGGCCGGGCGCGGCGGACCCGGGCGCCGCGCTGCGCGCGCTGCCCGGTGAGCTCGCCTCGGCGGTGGCCCGCGCGGTGCGCGCCCTGGAGGCCGGGACCGGTGCGCACGCCCTGCCCACCGGGCTCTACCTGACCGGCGGCGACCTCGCCGCGAGCCTCCTGGACGAGCTGGGCGTGCGGGCGTTCGCGGTCGCCGGGGAGATCGTGCCGCTGGCGGTGCACGGCACCGTCGGCGGCGGCCCGCTGGACGGGGTCCCCGCGATCACCAAGGGCGGCCTGGTGGGCGACGCCACCACCGCCGCCGAGTGCTTCGGCCGGCTGCGCCGGTTCGCCCAGGCCCGGCTGCACCAGGTCGACGCGGAGGTCCCGGAGCGGATCCCGCCGGCGCCCCGGCTGCGCACCCGCTAGCGTCAGGGGCGGAGAGAGGCGTCTCACAGCCCGCGGAACCGCGGTGAGCTGGAGCCATGGTCTAGGATCTCGGGCAATTTAATCGGATCGAGTTCGGCCGGGAAGACCGGCGAACATGGATCTCACCCCCTAGGGAGGACGATGACCCGACTCGCCTACGAGACGATCCGCCGGATGCCCAAGGTGCTCCTGCACGACCACCTGGACGGCGGGCTCCGCCCGGAGACCCTGCTCGACCTGGCCGCCGAGGCCGGGTACCGGGGGCTCCCGGCGACCGGCGCGGACCGGCTCCAGGAGTGGTTCTCCGGTGCCGCGCACGGCTCCCAGGAGGAGCAGCTCTCCCGCTACGAACCCGTGCTCGACCTGCTGCAGACCCGCCCCGCCCTGGTCCGGGCCGGCGTCGAGTGCGCCCAGGACCTGGCCGAGGACGGCGTGGTCTACGCCGAGGTCAAGCTCGCCCCCGAGCAGCACACCCGGGAGGGGCTCACCCGCGAGCAGGTGGTGGACGCGGTGCTGGAGGGGCTGCGCGTCGGTACCGCCAAGGCCCGGCTGTTCGGCCGGACGATCGAGGTCCGGCTGCTGCTCACCGCGATGCGCCAGGCCGCGGACTCGATGGAGATCGCCCGGCTGGCGGTGGCCTACCGGGACGCCGGGGTGGTCGGCTTCGACATCGCCGGCCCGGAGGCGGGCTACCCGCCCACCCGGCACATCTCCGCCTGCGAGTACATCCAGCGGGAGAACTTCAACCTCACCCTGCACGCGGGCGAGGGGTTCGGCCTCTCCTCCATCTGGGAGGCGATCCAGTGGTGCGGCGCCGACCGGCTGGGCCAGGGCGTCCGGATCGTCGACGACATCGCGCTCGCCGAGGACGGCACCGCCAAGCTGGGCCGGCTGGCCTCCTACATCCGGGACAAGCGGATCCCGCTGGAGCTGTGCCCGACGTCCAACGTGAACACCGGCGCGGTGGCCTCGCTCGCCGAGCACCCGGTGGAGCTGCTCCGGCTGCTCCGCTTCCGGGTGACCGTCAACACCGACGGACGGCTGGTCAACGCCACCACGATGAGCGGCGAGTTCGCCCGGCTGAGCAAGGAGTTCGGCTACGGGATCGACACCCTGCGCTGGTTCACCGTCAACGCGATGAAGTCGGCCTTCGTCCCGCACGACGAGCGGCTGGACCTGATCGACCGGGTGATCAAGCCGGGGTTCGCCCGGCTGCGCACCGAGCACGTCGGCGCGTCCTTCTTCCGCCAGGAGGACCCCTGGTGACCGCCGCGGGGCGGTCCGGGGCGGCGGAGCGCGGCGCACCGGGCGGATGGACGGTCCCCTATCAACAGCGATCCATCCGCCCGGCGCCCGCTTCCTCCCCATGCCACGAGGAGGTGCTTGCGGGCCGGCCCTGGAGGTCAGTCCTCGGCGGGGTCGACCTCGGGGACCGGGAAGGGCGGCCGGCCGCGGCCGGTGAGCCGGTGCCCGCCCCACGGGTTGGTCTCGGTGAGGGTGCCTGAGGCCTCGTGGCCGTCGGCGGTGCGCACCAGGACCGCGGTGTTGCCGGCCTGGTACTCGGCGGTGACCCCGGGGGAGGCGGAGATCCGCCCGATCCACCGGTAGTCGCCGGTGAGCGGGTCGAAGTGGCCGGCGATGTGCGCCTCGGCCTCGACCGGCCGGTCGTCGCCGAAGACCAGGGTCACCGGGCCCTCGTACTCTTCCTCGTCGTCGCCCATGCCGCTCATGCCGGCACCTCCCGTCGCTCGTTCCGCCGGCCTGAGGACCGGCCCCTGCCCGGCCGGGCCCGCCCCCGGGGGGACCCGGACTCCCAGCGGATCCGGTAGTTGTGCGGGTCGAAGCGGAGCGTCCGCAGGGCGTACTCGAAGCTGAACCCGGGCCACAGCGTGACGTTGCGCCCCTTGTCGTTCAGGTACCAGCTGTCGCATCCGCCGGTGACCCACACCGAATCGCGCGTCTTGTGCTGCATCAGGGCCGCGTAGGCGGCCTGCGACTCGGGCAGCGGCTCCAGCCGGTCGGCTCCGTTGCGGGCCGCGTAGCCCAGCGCCGCCATGATGTAGCGCATCTGGGCTTCCAGGAAGAACACGTGCGAGGTGTGCCCGGGGCCGGTGTTGGGCCCGGCCATCAGGAACAGGTTGGGGAACCCGGCGACGGTGGTCCCGTTCAGCGCCTCCAGGTCCTCGCCGTGCACGTCGAACAGGCTCCGGCCGTCGCCGCCGTGCACCATCTTGGCGGCCGGCATGTCCGTGACGTGGAACCCGGTGCCGAAGATGATGGTGTCGACCTCGCGCTCGGTGCCGTCGGCGGCGACGATCGACTTCTCCCGGATCTCGGCGACCCCGTCGGTGATCACGTCGACGTTGGGCTGGTCGAGCGCGGGGTAGTAGTCGTTGGACAGCAGCAGCCGCTTGCAGCCGGGCAGGAAGTCCGGCACCAGCTTGGCGCGCAGCCCGGGGTCGCTGACCTGCCGCTTGAGGTGCGCTTTGGCGAGCGCCGCGACGCCCTTCATCAGCGCCGGGTACTTCACGAAGCCCAGCACGTAGCTCTCCCGGCCCCAGTAGATGTTCTTGCGGAACACCTGCTGGGCGAGGGGCACGTGGTTGAAGAGCCAGTTCTCCGCGCGGGTCACCGCGCGGTCGTGCTTGGGGATGATCCACGGCGGGGTGCGCTGGTACAGGTCCAGCCGGCCGACGCTCTTCTGGATCTGCGGCACGAACTGGATCGCCGAGGCGCCGGTCCCGATCACCGCGACGTTGCGTCCGGTCAGGTCGTGGTCGTGGTTCCACCGAGCGGAGTGGAAGACGGTGCCCTCGAAGTCGGCGAGCCCGGGCAGGTCCGGGATGGCCGGGTCGGCCAGCGCGCCGCACGCGCTGATCAGGAACTGGGCGGTGTGCACGCCCTGCTCGGTCTCGATCCGCCACCGGTTGGCGCCGGCCTCCCAGTACGCGCCGGTGACCGTGTGGTGGAAGCGGACGTGCCGGTAGACGTCCTCCTCCTCGGCGACCCGGCGCAGGTAGTCCTGGATCTCGGCCTGCGGGGAGAAGGTCCGCGACCAGCCGGGGTTGAGCCGGAAGGAGAGCGAGTACAGGTGGGAGGGGACGTCGCAGGCGGCGCCGGGGAAGGTGTTGTCCCGCCAGGTCCCGCCGACGTCGCCGGCGCGCTCGAAGAGGACCAGGCTCTTCAGTCCGGCGCGCTTGAGCCGGGCGGCCATCCCGATGCCGGAGAACCCGGTGCCGATGATGGCCACCCGGTGGTGCGGCGTCGTCTCGTTTTCGGTCACCGTGAACGTCCCTTCGGTGCGCGGGGTGCAGGGAGGGCAGGGCGGGGCGGCCCGGGGAGGGAAGGGGGAGCCGGGCCCGCGGGACTCGGGCGCGTTCGAGCCCGCGGGCCCGGCCGTTCGTGCGGGCCGCGGTGCGGCCCGGCGGGGTCAGCGCGCGATCGCGGCCGGCGCGCCGGGGCGGCCGAGCAGGCCGGCGCGGCGCCAGACGTACTTGGCGGGTCCGGCGAGCAGGCCGGCCTTGTCGAAGGTCGCGACGACCTTGCGCGCCGCCCAGGTCTTGGTGTCGATGTGGTGGTGGTTGCGGCGGGCGGCCTTGGCGGCCTCGCGCGGGTCCAGGCCCACCGACTTGTAGACCTCGGGGCTGATCAGCCGGGTGGTGGCGAAGTAGACGACCAGGCCGAGGATGAACCGGCTGTAGGCCTTGGAGATCCGGCCGTGGTCGTCCCAGTCGCGGATCAGCTCCTCGCGGGCGTAGCGCATGTGCCGGGCCTCCTCCACCACGTGGATCCGGGAGACGGCCTGCACCAGCGGGTCGAGGGTGTCGTCGACCATCGCCTCGCGCTGCAGCTGGTCCAGGATCTCCTCGACGTAGAGCGCGCCGGCGAAGGTCAGCGGGCCGTTGGAGATCGCCTTGAAGACCCGGCCCAGGTTGTGCGTGATGAAGTCCGGCCGGTAGTGCCGCCCGGCGAGCTTCTGCGTCATCTTCGCGAACATCACCGAGTGGCGGCACTCGTCGGCGATCTCGGTGTAGGCGTACTGGACGTGGTTGGTGGTGGGGTCGCGGTCGTAGGCGTGCCGGACCAGCATCTGCATCAGGATGGTCTCGAACCACAGCCCGATGGAGGCGATGCTGGCGACCTCGTGCCGGCTGAGCTCCTTGCGCTGCTCTTCGCTGAGCCGGTCCCACAGCTCGGTGCCGTACAGCGAGATGCGCTCCGGCTTGAGGGCGTAGCGCTCCTTGTCGATCGGGGCGTCCCAGTCGATCTCGACGAGCGGGTCGTAGGAGGCCTTCGCCGAGGAGCGGAGCAGCCGCTTGGCGATGTCCTCGCGGTCGGTGATCGCCGGCTTGGGCGCCGGGGTCTGCACGGTCATCGCGGTTCTCCTTCGCAGGGGCGGTCGTCCGGGGCCGGGCCGGACCGGGCGGAGTCGTCAGGGGGCGGTCGAGGGGGCGGGATCGGCGCCGTCCGGCACCGCGCCGTGCCGTTCGCGCAGCCCTCGGGTGAGCTCCCCGCCGGAGAGCTCCCCGGTGCGCACCAGCTCGGCGATCTCCACCGCGGCGATCCGGTCCACCAGGGCGGGGGTGTGCCGGGCGAGCCGCAGGGCGGCGCCGCCCATCCGGGTGGAGGCGGTGTCGCGGGGCGGCCTGCGGGCTGCGGCCGCGCGCAGCGCGGTGAGCACGGTGTCCCGCAGCCGCTCGGCGGGGACCAGCCCGTCGAGCGCGACGCCGGCGGCGCGCGAGGCGTCGTGGATGGGGGTGTCGACGTATCCGGGGTGGACGGTGGTCACCCCGATGTGCGTTCCGTATTCGGCGCGCAGCGTGTCCGCGTAGGCGGTGAGCGCGCGCTTGGAGACCGCGTAGGCCCCGGCGAACGGCAGCGCGATGCCGGCCAGCAGCGATGCGGTGACCACCACCCGTCCCCGGTCGCGGAGGAGCGCGGGCAGCGCGGCGGCGGTGACCCGCCAGGTGCCCAGCAGGTTCACTTCGAGGGCCTCGTAGGCGAGCCGGTCGGGCATGGCGCCGATGTCGACCGCGGGGCCGACCCCGGCGAAGTGGATCAGCCGGTCCAGCCCGCCGAGCCGGTCGATCGCCTCCGGGACGACCTGGCCGACCTGGGCGGCGTCGGCGACGTCGCAGGCGAGGACCGGGCCGTCGGAGTCGGGCTTGCGGTCGAGGCCGATCGCGTCCGCGCCGACGTGCCGCAGGACCTGCATGGCGGCACCGCCGAAGGCACCGGAGGCTCCGGTCACCAGCACGCGCTTGCCGGCCAGGTCGTGCAAGGTCGGTCGGGGCATATGTGATCTCCTCCACACGTCTTGCCGGAACGTTACAACGAGCATTGTCACGGTGCAAGAGGGTGAAGTCGTGGAAACAGCGGAGAATCCATAGGCTGGGGCCATGGCCGAATACCGCATCGACGAGTTGGCGCGCCTCGCCGACACGACCGTGCGCAATGTGCGCGTCTACCAGGACCGGGGGCTGCTCTCGCCACCCCGGCGGGAAGGGCGGGTCGGCATCTACACCGAGGCGCACCTGGCCCGGCTGCGGCTGATCGCCCAGCTGCTCTCCCGCGGCTACACCTTCGCCAACATCCGCGAGCTGGTCA from Nocardiopsis composta encodes:
- a CDS encoding MerR family transcriptional regulator, encoding MLSIGAFARLCGLPSKTLRHYHDLGLLVPARVDAATGYRGYDPAQVEAAVKIRVLRGGGMPLASIREVLDSPDRAAALVEEFHASLRRRREREERALAGAAQALSGAGGAVRERRAPRTRYASVAIPLETDAETGSPSPGVDARVDAAAGDLRQRLAKAGAEPAGPLWTGLAPSGGGLEVRVCAPLPEGPFAVEPSPGGPEIRTAELPERREAFIEVPLPDQPGDETVQLALAALLSQPGEHRPNPRTLRQTLLTGRGSVEFAITLEAAA
- a CDS encoding Gfo/Idh/MocA family oxidoreductase — its product is MSSENGESGPQLHVVLIGYGKGGEVFHAPLIAATPGLKLAAVVTGNPERAAAVRRRYPGTEVIGSAEELWARAGEFEIAVVTTPNDTHAPLAAAALEAGLSVVVDKPFALGSAEARELVERAGRLGRVLTVYQNRRWDSDFLTLWRLIDEGTLGRVHRFESRFERWRPKAKDTWRDGGTVGQGAGILYDLGPHLIDQAINLFGPVAGVYAELDARRAGVAAEDDAFLALTHRSGVRSQLWMSALAARPGPRFRVLGDQGGFTVQGLDGQEERLMAGESPDAADWGVQPEETWGLAGAEDDVRPVPAARGAYPDFYAGVRDAVGEGEPLPVEPHEVVHGLEVIEAARRSAAEQRVVAPGEQG
- a CDS encoding MFS transporter, with translation MDESVRDGRERIGHRAGSSGYRRVVVAMTAAGIATFAQLYAVQAVLPGMAGDFRAPASAVALTVSFATAGLAACVLVWSGAADRFGRVRVMSAALIVSTLLGLAAPFAPDIVSLLVLRALQGAALGGVPAVAMAYLAEEIAPSHLGRVAGVYIAGNTVGGMSGRLVAGAVADLGGWRWGVAADSLLGLAALVVFLIAVPPARGFVRRPRRRGADGGGPGMAGRLAGALRDPGMIALYLQALLLMGAFVTVYNYLGFRMTGEPFGLSQTLVAFLFVAYLAGTASSAGTGRAIERFGRRAVLACSVIAMAAGAALLAVPAFTAVAAGLLLLTFFFFAAHTTASAWVGHRAEPAARAQASALYTLSYYLGSSAFGWFGGVLYDHWGWNAVVGYVLALCGCALLAGAALRTGRG
- a CDS encoding four-carbon acid sugar kinase family protein; protein product: MAQVLVVADDLTGANATGARYARAGMRVATVTPEQVSVAADDYDVVVANLDSRHLPAEQAADLVADVVEAVWPVELVVKRTDSTLRGNVGAELEAAVRAVRERLPGRRVRALMVPALPASGRVTVEGVQLLDGVPLERSEVAEDPFWPMDTGLVAGILARQTGLAVRHVPARQVTRELLTADLVAGDEPVVLCDAVDENRIEDIAEAAAEAARGEGVVWVSADPGPAGAALAYAMRLGGRGGAPGPLLAVAGSTTGLTLRQLETVARTGPVRFVDVDPVRLAEPGGAHAEEIEEALLEQLTSAVFPEFVVVRALAPGPGAADPGAALRALPGELASAVARAVRALEAGTGAHALPTGLYLTGGDLAASLLDELGVRAFAVAGEIVPLAVHGTVGGGPLDGVPAITKGGLVGDATTAAECFGRLRRFAQARLHQVDAEVPERIPPAPRLRTR
- a CDS encoding adenosine deaminase, producing the protein MTRLAYETIRRMPKVLLHDHLDGGLRPETLLDLAAEAGYRGLPATGADRLQEWFSGAAHGSQEEQLSRYEPVLDLLQTRPALVRAGVECAQDLAEDGVVYAEVKLAPEQHTREGLTREQVVDAVLEGLRVGTAKARLFGRTIEVRLLLTAMRQAADSMEIARLAVAYRDAGVVGFDIAGPEAGYPPTRHISACEYIQRENFNLTLHAGEGFGLSSIWEAIQWCGADRLGQGVRIVDDIALAEDGTAKLGRLASYIRDKRIPLELCPTSNVNTGAVASLAEHPVELLRLLRFRVTVNTDGRLVNATTMSGEFARLSKEFGYGIDTLRWFTVNAMKSAFVPHDERLDLIDRVIKPGFARLRTEHVGASFFRQEDPW
- a CDS encoding DUF4873 domain-containing protein; amino-acid sequence: MSGMGDDEEEYEGPVTLVFGDDRPVEAEAHIAGHFDPLTGDYRWIGRISASPGVTAEYQAGNTAVLVRTADGHEASGTLTETNPWGGHRLTGRGRPPFPVPEVDPAED
- a CDS encoding flavin-containing monooxygenase, yielding MAARLKRAGLKSLVLFERAGDVGGTWRDNTFPGAACDVPSHLYSLSFRLNPGWSRTFSPQAEIQDYLRRVAEEEDVYRHVRFHHTVTGAYWEAGANRWRIETEQGVHTAQFLISACGALADPAIPDLPGLADFEGTVFHSARWNHDHDLTGRNVAVIGTGASAIQFVPQIQKSVGRLDLYQRTPPWIIPKHDRAVTRAENWLFNHVPLAQQVFRKNIYWGRESYVLGFVKYPALMKGVAALAKAHLKRQVSDPGLRAKLVPDFLPGCKRLLLSNDYYPALDQPNVDVITDGVAEIREKSIVAADGTEREVDTIIFGTGFHVTDMPAAKMVHGGDGRSLFDVHGEDLEALNGTTVAGFPNLFLMAGPNTGPGHTSHVFFLEAQMRYIMAALGYAARNGADRLEPLPESQAAYAALMQHKTRDSVWVTGGCDSWYLNDKGRNVTLWPGFSFEYALRTLRFDPHNYRIRWESGSPRGRARPGRGRSSGRRNERREVPA
- a CDS encoding AurF N-oxygenase family protein gives rise to the protein MTVQTPAPKPAITDREDIAKRLLRSSAKASYDPLVEIDWDAPIDKERYALKPERISLYGTELWDRLSEEQRKELSRHEVASIASIGLWFETILMQMLVRHAYDRDPTTNHVQYAYTEIADECRHSVMFAKMTQKLAGRHYRPDFITHNLGRVFKAISNGPLTFAGALYVEEILDQLQREAMVDDTLDPLVQAVSRIHVVEEARHMRYAREELIRDWDDHGRISKAYSRFILGLVVYFATTRLISPEVYKSVGLDPREAAKAARRNHHHIDTKTWAARKVVATFDKAGLLAGPAKYVWRRAGLLGRPGAPAAIAR
- a CDS encoding SDR family NAD(P)-dependent oxidoreductase, encoding MPRPTLHDLAGKRVLVTGASGAFGGAAMQVLRHVGADAIGLDRKPDSDGPVLACDVADAAQVGQVVPEAIDRLGGLDRLIHFAGVGPAVDIGAMPDRLAYEALEVNLLGTWRVTAAALPALLRDRGRVVVTASLLAGIALPFAGAYAVSKRALTAYADTLRAEYGTHIGVTTVHPGYVDTPIHDASRAAGVALDGLVPAERLRDTVLTALRAAAARRPPRDTASTRMGGAALRLARHTPALVDRIAAVEIAELVRTGELSGGELTRGLRERHGAVPDGADPAPSTAP